In Microbispora sp. ZYX-F-249, a single genomic region encodes these proteins:
- a CDS encoding chorismate-binding protein, producing the protein MYDAFAHIGGRLATGLREVTTDLAALDGSGWWAVVVSYEGKVVCARFDRVRPAPLPPPRGPWRGPARDAWATSLDREGYERGVRRIRDYIERGEVYQANLCRVLSAPLPSPDVDPLALATRLAEGNPAPYAAVVGVPGLTVVSASPELYLSRSGEVVESRPIKGTGVTADDLLDKDYAENLMIVDLVRNDLGRVAEVGSVTVPSLFAVEEHPGLVHLVSTVRARLAGGAGWPELFSATFPPGSVTGAPKSSALRIINELEPEPRGPYCGAVGWVDADRREGALAVGIRTFWIEHDTIRFGTGAGITWGSDPRREWRETELKAARLIGLASGDGPRHR; encoded by the coding sequence GTGTACGACGCCTTCGCCCATATCGGGGGCCGCCTGGCCACGGGCCTGAGAGAGGTGACCACCGACCTGGCCGCCCTCGACGGCTCCGGCTGGTGGGCGGTGGTCGTGTCGTACGAGGGAAAGGTGGTCTGCGCGCGGTTCGACCGGGTGCGGCCCGCTCCGCTGCCCCCGCCGCGCGGCCCCTGGCGGGGACCCGCCCGCGACGCCTGGGCCACGTCCCTCGACCGGGAGGGCTACGAGCGGGGCGTCCGGCGCATCAGGGACTACATCGAGCGGGGAGAGGTCTACCAGGCCAACCTCTGCCGGGTCCTGTCCGCGCCGCTGCCCTCCCCGGACGTGGATCCCCTCGCGCTCGCCACGCGGCTGGCCGAGGGCAACCCCGCGCCGTACGCGGCCGTGGTCGGCGTGCCCGGGCTGACCGTCGTGTCGGCCTCGCCGGAGCTGTACCTGTCCAGGAGCGGCGAGGTGGTCGAGTCCCGGCCGATCAAGGGCACCGGCGTGACGGCGGACGATCTCCTCGACAAGGACTACGCCGAGAACCTCATGATCGTCGACCTCGTCCGCAACGACCTCGGCCGCGTGGCGGAGGTAGGCTCGGTGACCGTGCCCTCGCTGTTCGCGGTCGAGGAGCACCCCGGGCTCGTGCACCTGGTGTCCACGGTGCGGGCGCGGCTCGCCGGCGGCGCCGGCTGGCCGGAGCTGTTCTCCGCCACCTTCCCTCCGGGTTCGGTGACCGGGGCGCCGAAGTCGTCGGCGCTGCGGATCATCAACGAGCTCGAACCAGAGCCCCGGGGGCCGTACTGTGGGGCCGTGGGCTGGGTCGACGCCGACCGGCGCGAGGGGGCGCTGGCGGTCGGCATCCGCACCTTCTGGATCGAGCACGACACGATCCGGTTCGGTACGGGAGCGGGCATCACCTGGGGGTCCGACCCCCGGAGGGAATGGCGCGAGACCGAGCTCAAGGCCGCCAGGCTCATCGGCCTCGCGTCCGGGGACGGCCCGCGACATCGGTAA